CTATACATGACTGGATGATGtacgcagatctgaatgttcgctgtgatcgTATTTTATTAAACGTAGAGCCGAATcgctgtcatttaggaatgagatcgtgtgggtgtttgaatcgagatcgccaTCTTTCAACGATTAATCGTGCTGTTCTAGTGTCATGTGACACCAACACCCGCCAGCACTGCTGATTATTGTGTTTTTCATCTAGATCTTCATCTCTCGATCGTACGACCCCACGACGCACTTCGAGACCGACACCGAAGACATCATGGATCTGTACCGCCGCATCACGGGGTCAGAGTTCATCTTCAGGAACCCCAGAGACGGCGACAGCGACTCTGATGAGTGAACGAGGGATCGTTCAGCCAAACgtgatcattctgtcatcattatcATTTGAACACAACTGAGAAACACTGTCTGTGGGTTTTTGTCTGCCAGTGTTGTTTGGTTcccaatgttcttcaaaatatctactGAAAAACGAAAGTCGCGcaggtaaatgatgacagaacgaTCGTTTTTGGGTGGACGATCCCTTTAAGGGTCAGTAATTCCCCCTGCTGTCGATTTTCTGTGACAGAAATATGAAACTGTGCGAGACTTGAGCTGAATCAGGCTGCGTCTACATTCATCCGGACACATTTGAAATCCGTCCACACTTTCAAGCGTTTTCCAAAAGTTTCTCTTACTCTTAAAACATCGAACTGCATGAAAGCTAATAAAAGCTCCCTGAGATGATACCGTATCAAGTTCTCACGCTACTGACGCAAAATATCTCACCCTTTTACTGGTCGCACTTAATCATGTTTGACTGCAGTACACTTCCTGTCACCTCTGCAGGATTGTAAAATGAAGATTGTACAGTCACATTTATCTTCAGCAACACTATGAAAGTGAATAGCACATATGGacacataatatatattgtagTTTGAGAGAGCGCCTTCTAAAAGCTTTTCGCAGgacaaaaatgcatcaaaatattgagaaaattatgctttttcacATGTATCTGGATTCATGTAGACGTATTCTATAGTTCAATTCTGTCAACTATAGAATCAAACCAACATTAAATAGAGAAAGAcacgtgaacacaatgaaaTGAGTGATGGTAGTTTGTGTAGATCTTTTCTTGTGAACACTGATGTTTGTTGTAAGTGTTTCcttcatttgcatttgcagatattcacGTTCTCCCTGTAGTCCTACAGTAGCCAACTTCTGTTTCCTGTGTGTTCTGTCATGTGTGGTAGATGGTAACGCTGGTGCTAATAAAGATGTGACGTGATGACGAGTGTGATTGTGTCTGATCGCACATGAGCTCAGATTAACCCGTTATCACAGAGGACAGAGAGATTAACAGCCTCAATctgggacacacacacacacacacacatttaatacCTTTAATCTGTCTGTATTCACTATACATTCATCAGCAGAACTCTGCCATAAAGACATTTACAgaggtcatgtgacacacatgaggaaatgacatcacaaaACATGTTTCCTGCGTGATGCTGTCATTCGACGGCGCTCGAGGCCGGAGGGGGAATCAACGCGGCCGCTACTAATCGTCTCTCGCTGGACAGGAAGTTGAACGTCGCACATGCGTTAGGCTGCAAGAGAAAGGATTCAAATGGTGAACCTGCGCTGACGTGTGGCTTTATAAAGTGAAGAGAATGTGAGGGCGTTTACCGTGTCCTGAACCTCGACGGCGATGCCTTTCTTCCTCAGGAAGTCCAGCACGTTTGGATCCAGACGTTCAGTACGAGCTCCCGTCCCCAAAACCAGAACCTCTGCAAGACCACCATCAGTTACTGTTagctagggctgggacaatacatcgattctcaATACACTGAATCTGGATCGATCCTGATGTTTTCCCTCttaaatcgattctgagcttagttttaacagcagatggcgctctaggctagttttttaaccacacactcaaaagctcatgaagaagagtgcTGGAGAGCGCTTgtgcgttcggctgagtcatgtCAGGTTAAATacacctcggctcagaatgcttttatgacgccaGATTAATGTAAACGGCCCACTGAACATTCTTGTAATTTGctggtttaagtggtgtgtgaaGAGGAACTGTAAGCAAGCGGAGTAACGCTAcgtgtgtttctaaagcacgcagcgccatctgctgttaaagaCTAAGCTCAggatcgattcgagagagagaatcgcaatggaaaatatcagaatcactCCAGATTCTTTGTATCGCGAATCGATATATTGTCCTAGCCCTACTATTACAATTCGTTTTCTCGTTTTAGGTGATTCGTGGCCACGTTGAACTAATTCATTTCCTCgttttgatttaactaaaacaagggaacaaattattaaaacgTGGACATGATTTAGAaaaatgagggaacaaattattatatcatCTGCACAATTTACTTTAAAgagagggaatgaattagtaaagcGAGCTGATGTATTAGTAAGTTGTGGGACGAATTAACACTTCGTTCCCACGATATACATATTTTTCccgcatgtcatgtgtgggccTCCgtagaaataaaatagaatataaaaaaagctagttgccaaggcaacatttctcattttcatttagtttaacttgatgtactaaaataactaaaactgaaataaaaactaataaaaatgtcaaacatacaacaaacttttaactaaaataaaaaaattctaaatattaataaaaactataatagtatctcaaagTCATACTTCTATAACCCTGCTGCATACTAGCTTTTACAGTAGTGCACTAATAAAGAATGAAGTTGCGTCCAGTTCAGAGGTAAAAACTTTTGTCGGTCTGATCAAAGAAATAAAGCTGGAAAGAAAGTGACGTTGCAATTAGATTAGCAACTTTTCACACCCCTTTACcaacttttttttcccaaaaatgtGGCTAGCGACAAATTTAGCGACTTTTTGGTCTGCTGGTTAACATGTAGTCGTTTCGTTGTCTGACAGAACAGCTTTATTGGACATTCagctatatattatattaaagtaCAGAATGTGAGCTCGGATTAGGAGAGAAACAGATGTAAAGTGACGACAGGTTGAACATTACGTCGTTTAGCGACATTTAGCTACTTTCTGAGCAGCTGTTTTCCACTGAAGACAGCAGGTGGCGCTGGTGCACATCTGGAGGAATGGTGTATTTGCTCACCGATGCGCGGCTCCAGCAGATGAAACAGAGACAAGCTCTCCTCCGTGATGTCCGTGTGACGGCCCACCTGTAACAGAAACACACACCGCAGTGAGCGCGAGGCGAGCGTGAAGCGCGAGGGTTTGAGCTTCGATCTGCACTCACGTTCCACTGCAGGATGGCCGGCGGCACCACGGCACACGGGCCCAGCACTCTGTTGCCGCTGATGTTGAATCCTCGCGGGCTGTAGCTGTAGATGATGGTTCCTGCCTCCGCCTCCTTCTGCATCACGGACACTGTGGTCCTCTGGTACAGCTCGTCATCGGCGGGGCCGAGCCTGTGGCTGCGCGCCGGAGCGACTCTGCAGCAGCACAAACAGATGCATGTCGCATTTAATAGATCAcgctttcattaaaacattgatAGCgggtttgtaaaaggtgttttatgCATGAGTTCtcactgcatttacactgttctgaccagcaggggtcgCTAGCGTGTGGCGTCTCCAGCAATTCGAAACGAAGAGtgaattatttttgtgatgctattggttcaattgattcaaagCTTCAAAAAGCTTCATTTTCCCCATCACTACCAACTTGATTTGTTGCAAACTCAGCGTGGGGAAATCTTTCGCTCTCATGCGAAAGTCGCAATCGTGTGGATTCCTCTAGAAATCACTGGATTTTGCCTGCGAAAATTCGCAAAACAGCGGGAATCTTTGGACGGTCTACTATTTTTCCCAAAACGTCCAGTGCACTCCACCGCACACACCGTATCCCATCATGCAGTGCGCTTGACCTTCTACATATTTCTAGTGGAATTAATTAATCTGAAGTAATAAATCAGCCGTGAGCTTCTTTCTTGACTCATTATTTGATCAGACTGAcaaaactttaaatattttcatagacaaatttaaataaatttattatttatatagaaaTAATTTTATCTCTGGGATAGCTAGACACGACTTAAACATGCTAATTAAACCTAAGGTCATGTGACATAGCTTACTACTGCTCAAGTATTGTATCTCGTACTATACAGTGCGCAGCTGACAGTAAATACTACACACACTACAGTACACTAGAGTGATTCACTGCATCAGAGACATCAGGACACGTTCATTCTCATCTGCAGCGACACGCTTACCGGGTCAGAGCTGGAAGAACCCTCGAACCGAGCCGCAGTCCGTGAACGCATCCCGGTGACAGTAACCTCGCGCAGCTCACAGCGGCCATGACGCGCGGAATTCACGGGATCGCGTGCACACGGACACATTTGACTGGCACACACTGCCGGTGTCAACATCCTCCGCAGGTTGACGTTTCTCATCTGCCCATCTTAATGTTACAAATCTAACAGCTTCATACCTGTATATATTATTGTGTTCTCTTATATTCACATTTCAGTTTTCAGCTATGATTTTATGTAAGCTCCAGCATGCCAATGACAAAATTCCCTGTAATTGATGTGAATCAGCCGTACAGACTCTGGGCACGATTATTTTTCCTGGAGGGCGCGTGACTGCCTGTGCGCGAGCCCGGTGTCGTGTTTACGGGACACGGGCTGCGGTTCACCGACTCGCGCGTTCACATGATCTGAACATATAATGATCGCGCTTCTTATGTTTGTAACTCTCCTCTGAGTGCGCCATTAACGCGGGACGGACGCGTCAGTGCGGCGGAAACGGCCGTTTTGATGATGTATCGCTCTCTGTTCGCCTTCAGCTCTGCGGAGCGGAACGCGCTGCGCTTCCCCGCGGGAGAGTCTTTCCTCATCCTCGAGCGCAGCAGCGCGCACTGGTGGCTCGCGACGCGCTGCAGCTCCGGCGAGACGGGATACATCCCGGCGACATATATTGAGAAAATACCGgtaagattttatatatatatatatatatatatgtgtgtgtgtgtgtgtgtgtgtgtgtattatatatatataaatattatataataatatatatattaatatgtaatGTACACAGTTAATAGACTATAATTTAAAGAGTATATATCAGGTGTATGTTTTGATGTCAGTTCAACTTAGATAAGTTGTCAACATGCATGcataaacagaatattttatttatttattttttcattaatgaCATCTATTTATAATAATTGAATATTTTTCTGCATATTCTGCAGAAATCAGAGCGCTGCTCGTTTACACCGGCGGGTCGTTTTACTGCGTCACcctatacacactcacacacacacacacactcacacacacacacacacacactcacgctgTGACGCATATAGAGGAAACAGCAGTGAGACGTACAGTAATATATAGAAGAACTCAGACAATCACTAACACGTTTCTCAATTGAGAAGATTAATCTGTCTGATTGAGCTGATGCCATCTGCGCATGCTCTCTGCTGCGGTGGCCTGTGTGTCGCGATGATAATGTCTCatcttgtctcatctcatctcaggCTCCAGAGCAGGATGAGGTGCTGCAGTCTATTGATCGAGCCATTGAAGCCATTCACAATGTGGCCATGACCAACGGAGGCAAATACAACCTGGAGCAGAGAGACGTCCTGcagtgagacacacacacacacacacacacacacacacaggtttgttttgctatctcagtgaggactctccataggcgtaatggtttttatactgtacaaactgtacattctcccctacactacccctaactctacccatcacagaagacatctgcatttttacatttgtaataaaacattgtttagtatgtttttaaggttattttaaatatgaggactcaagaaatgtcctcataaaacatgtttacgtcgtaataccagtgtaatacccatgtcattatacaaatttgtgtcctcataaatcaggaaaacaagcacacacacacacactgaacacacactgtgttcattttatattaatatatttatattatataatcattttatattgttattatatatttcttattttattacattatgttcttatgttttatttatattattatagttttacatttttatattatatttatattttaaattatattttatattatatgtttattacatttatattgttatttatttttgtagttttatattttattatatatttatcttttatatcaagatatattgcatatatatttttgtatattttacaggAAGTTGATCCACCACAGGAAGGAGACACTGTCCCGCAGAAGCCCGACTCCATCCAGCCACAAGCAGAAAATCCCATCATCCTCCAGCGAGGTGTCACTGAGCTGCACGCCGCAGCCGCCCAATGGCCTGAGCCGAGCCTACAGCTGCCAGGGCAGCGAGCCGATGTCAGAGCGCAGCGCCGGTGTTCCTGGACTGTATCAGGTACAGCAGACGCCCTGCGCTCGGATGcctgacgtgtgtgtgtgtgtgtgagtgtgcgtgtgtgtgtgtgtgtgtgtgctgataaTGTGTCTCTGCTGCAGGTTCCTCCTCAGCCTCGTAGAGCGGCACCTGTAACTCCGCCTCCTCCAGAGAAACACCGGGAGTTACGACGCATCGGTGGGTACCAACACGTGTTATACGCGCTCATATTACGCTGCACACTCCTGATTGACtgaacatctctctctctctccctacAGACCCGGAAGTGCCAACGAGAGTTTCCTCAACAAGCCCCGCCCCCAGCTCTGTACCTCCTGCTGGACCCTCTCTATCTGTCAGCTCCGCCTCCTTAGACTCCAGCTCCTCCCACTCGGCCGTTTCCTCAGATGTCAGTCTTCCCAGCATCAGCAGCACTCCGCCCCCTGTGCCAAAACGAGGCAAGGCTCCGCCCCCTCCTCCGCCTGACCGATCCCCCCAGGAAGAGCCTTCGAAAAAGAGTCCAGCACCTCAACTGATTAGTTCACAGGCTCCACCCCCTTCTCCAGACCCTTCGAAAAAGAGGCCGGCGCCTCAGCCAATCAGTCCACAGCCTGCTGCCGAATGCCAATCAGACGCAGAGTGGCCACTGGCCCCACCCTCTGTTTCTCTCAGCCCCCTTGGTAGCCCCACCCACTCTGCAGCCGTTCCCACGACGATCGGAGCGGAACTGATTGAACTGGTACGCAAAAACACTAACCTTAGTTACGAGCTGTCGCGGGTTGCCGTGGGCGTGGTGGTGGGACACCTGCAGAGCGCTTTGCCGAAGGCGGCGTCGGAGCTGGAGCAGGTGCTGCTGTCGTTGGTGGAGAGTAAGGTGAGTATCTGGAGGACTAGTTCATCGTTGAGCTGTCGTCTGTTGTTAAACCCGCTGTCTCCTCAGGATCAGAGCTCGGCGCTGCCGCTCGGACAGGTGTGTCACGACGAGCAGCGGCTGCAGGTGATCTTCGGGGATCTGGCGCGTCACCGTGACGACTCTCAGCAGCGCAGCTGGGCGCTGTACGAAGATCACGCGCTCATCGCCTGTTACCTGGAGGAGCTGCTGCAGATACTggtgagacacacacacctttGTGCTTAATAATGTGTATTTATAGACAGTTATCCTCAACATGAGAATCCTCGACCCTACAGAGAGCAAGCGGCTCTGAGAACGGatgatttatattataattgtgtgtgtttctttcagACTGATGCAGATCCTGAGGTGTGTAAGAAGATGTGTCGCGTGAACGAGTTCGAGGCGGTTCTGTCGCTGGTGTCGTACTATCAGATGGTGAGTCCCTCTGctgatgatgatgtcatcatggCAGATAAtcaaggcccgttcacaccataACTGTAACCTCAGCGATCGCTAAAATGATAACTGTGCCTATAACTGTAACCGTAACTATAACTGTGCGTTGATGTGGACGGTAATGTAGTTATCGTTATAACCATCATTAGAGTTACAGTTATATGTATAgatatcattatagttatcgctaCAGTTACAGGTGTAGTTAGTGTCACAGTTGTAGTTCTCAGTGTTTAGAGGGTCATTAATGCGCGTGATCGTTCAGGAACACCGCGTGTCGCTgcggctgctgctgctgaaggTGTTCGGTGCCATGTGCGGTCTGGACGCTGCGCTCATCTCCACCCTCCTCAACTCCGTGTTGACCATGGAGCTGGCGCGAGACCTGCAGACGGACACTCACGGTCAGTCGTGGCTCTAGTTGTGGTGATGACGTGTCTCTGCCGTCCGGCTGACGTGTGTTTTGTGTGCAGAGCATGAGAAGATGTGCTACAGCGCGCTGCTGATGGC
The DNA window shown above is from Ctenopharyngodon idella isolate HZGC_01 chromosome 10, HZGC01, whole genome shotgun sequence and carries:
- the ndufaf3 gene encoding NADH dehydrogenase [ubiquinone] 1 alpha subcomplex assembly factor 3 yields the protein MAAVSCARLLSPGCVHGLRLGSRVLPALTRVAPARSHRLGPADDELYQRTTVSVMQKEAEAGTIIYSYSPRGFNISGNRVLGPCAVVPPAILQWNVGRHTDITEESLSLFHLLEPRIEVLVLGTGARTERLDPNVLDFLRKKGIAVEVQDTPNACATFNFLSSERRLVAAALIPPPASSAVE
- the LOC127521337 gene encoding NCK-interacting protein with SH3 domain-like, whose translation is MMYRSLFAFSSAERNALRFPAGESFLILERSSAHWWLATRCSSGETGYIPATYIEKIPAPEQDEVLQSIDRAIEAIHNVAMTNGGKYNLEQRDVLQKLIHHRKETLSRRSPTPSSHKQKIPSSSSEVSLSCTPQPPNGLSRAYSCQGSEPMSERSAGVPGLYQVPPQPRRAAPVTPPPPEKHRELRRIDPEVPTRVSSTSPAPSSVPPAGPSLSVSSASLDSSSSHSAVSSDVSLPSISSTPPPVPKRGKAPPPPPPDRSPQEEPSKKSPAPQLISSQAPPPSPDPSKKRPAPQPISPQPAAECQSDAEWPLAPPSVSLSPLGSPTHSAAVPTTIGAELIELVRKNTNLSYELSRVAVGVVVGHLQSALPKAASELEQVLLSLVESKDQSSALPLGQVCHDEQRLQVIFGDLARHRDDSQQRSWALYEDHALIACYLEELLQILTDADPEVCKKMCRVNEFEAVLSLVSYYQMEHRVSLRLLLLKVFGAMCGLDAALISTLLNSVLTMELARDLQTDTHEHEKMCYSALLMAMIFSMGEQIPLHHYEHLNATFLQFLLDVIEDGLPSDATEQLPDLFINLLLAFNLHLSVPETNMVMQALIKRRNVKILTEKLLLLLNRGEDPVCVFTHSPPAPHAVLKFLQDVFASRDTSDIFYRSDLMVMIDIAVRQISDLSPGDRMRMEYLSLMHAIMRSTDYLEHQHRLPDLRAALQRILGEEDCGEDPGSSASGQMDKLIVQQIYKEFPQICGN